A portion of the Shewanella sp. SNU WT4 genome contains these proteins:
- a CDS encoding alanine--glyoxylate aminotransferase family protein, with amino-acid sequence MIVAPKVAAFMPPRRILMGPGPSDIYPQVLAAQSRPTVGHLDPLFVGMMDELKSLIQYAFQTRNEMTVAISAPGSAGMEACFVNLVERGDKVIVCRNGVFGDRMRQNVERIGGQVILVDNTWGEPVNVDDVAAALKAHPDAKFVAFVHAETSTGALSDAKALCALAKSHGCLTIVDAVTSLGGSELLVDEWGIDAIYSGSQKCLSCVPGLSPVSFSVAAVAKLTSRQTPVQSWFLDQSLVMGYWSGEGKRSYHHTAPVNALYALHESLRLLADAGLEQAWQRHIVMHQQLKVGLQQLGLSFVVAENCRLPQLNTVYIPDGVNDAQVRKVLLERYNLEIGAGLGELAGKAWRIGLMGYGARAENVALCLKALEDVLNEQRN; translated from the coding sequence ATGATAGTTGCACCAAAAGTTGCGGCCTTTATGCCGCCAAGAAGAATATTAATGGGGCCAGGGCCTTCTGATATTTATCCTCAAGTGCTTGCGGCGCAGTCGCGGCCAACGGTTGGGCATTTAGATCCCTTGTTTGTGGGCATGATGGATGAATTAAAATCCCTCATTCAATACGCATTCCAAACCCGTAATGAAATGACGGTAGCGATTTCAGCGCCGGGTAGTGCTGGCATGGAAGCATGCTTTGTTAACTTGGTGGAGCGCGGCGATAAAGTCATCGTTTGTCGCAATGGCGTTTTTGGCGATCGCATGCGCCAAAATGTCGAGCGCATTGGTGGTCAAGTCATACTGGTTGATAACACTTGGGGTGAACCCGTTAATGTTGATGATGTAGCCGCCGCATTGAAGGCGCATCCTGATGCCAAGTTTGTCGCTTTTGTTCATGCTGAAACATCAACGGGGGCATTGTCAGATGCCAAAGCGTTATGTGCACTGGCAAAGTCGCACGGCTGCCTCACTATCGTTGATGCCGTCACCTCATTAGGTGGCAGTGAACTATTAGTGGATGAATGGGGCATAGATGCTATTTATTCCGGCTCACAAAAATGCTTATCTTGTGTTCCTGGTTTATCGCCAGTGTCCTTTTCAGTTGCTGCCGTTGCCAAATTAACCTCAAGGCAAACCCCAGTGCAAAGTTGGTTTCTCGATCAGAGCCTAGTGATGGGCTACTGGAGCGGTGAAGGCAAACGTAGTTATCATCACACTGCGCCTGTCAATGCTCTCTATGCATTACATGAGTCACTGCGTTTATTAGCTGATGCAGGGTTGGAGCAAGCTTGGCAACGCCATATAGTGATGCATCAACAACTAAAAGTTGGCTTGCAGCAACTTGGGCTCAGCTTTGTTGTTGCCGAAAACTGCCGTTTACCGCAACTCAATACTGTTTATATCCCAGATGGCGTGAATGATGCGCAGGTTCGTAAAGTCTTACTTGAGCGTTATAACTTAGAAATCGGCGCAGGCCTTGGTGAATTGGCGGGTAAAGCGTGGCGTATTGGCCTTATGGGCTACGGCGCGCGCGCCGAGAATGTCGCCTTGTGCCTCAAGGCGCTGGAAGACGTATTAAATGAGCAAAGAAATTAG
- the ilvA gene encoding threonine ammonia-lyase, biosynthetic has product MLALARESQLTLANYYLQQILRSKVYDVAKVTPLSSLPKLSSRLGCQVYLKREDLQPVHSFKIRGAYNRIARLSQEERQRGVICASAGNHAQGVALSATSLGISAVIVMPTTTPAIKIDAVKRRGGEVLLYGDGFDQANTYAKQLAQEQGRVYVAPFDDEAVIAGQGTVAQEMLQQQSDLQAIYIPVGGGGLIAGMAAYYKAVMPEVKIIGVEPEDAACLQAAMLAGHPVTLEQVGLFADGVAVKRIGDEPFRLAKEYVDEVITVSSDEICAAVKDIFEDTRAIAEPAGALALAGLKKHAGNKFNKAGAILSGANVNFHSLRYVSERCELGEHKEAVLAVIVPEQPGSFLRFCQLLSPRAITECNYRFNNRQQAVVFAGVRITSLNELAELIGSLKQAGFGVQDLSQDETAKLHIRYMVGGRPPQALTERLLSFEFPEHPGALLKFLTTLQSQWNISLFHYRNHGAAYGQVLAGFEVPSTDELAFQRFLDELGFIYQEQTGSPAYQLFLQHVDSDVSNK; this is encoded by the coding sequence ATGTTAGCGTTAGCGCGAGAATCACAGCTGACTTTAGCTAACTATTATCTGCAGCAGATTTTACGTTCTAAAGTCTATGACGTTGCTAAGGTGACGCCACTATCTAGCTTGCCAAAGTTATCATCGCGCCTTGGCTGTCAGGTTTATTTAAAGCGTGAAGATTTGCAACCTGTGCATTCCTTCAAAATTCGCGGCGCTTACAATCGCATTGCCCGCTTATCGCAAGAAGAGCGCCAACGCGGGGTGATTTGTGCATCCGCCGGTAATCATGCTCAAGGGGTCGCTCTATCGGCGACCAGTTTAGGCATAAGCGCTGTGATTGTGATGCCAACCACTACGCCCGCTATCAAGATAGATGCCGTAAAACGCCGCGGCGGAGAAGTGCTGCTATATGGTGATGGTTTTGATCAAGCCAATACTTATGCCAAGCAATTAGCGCAAGAGCAAGGGCGGGTGTATGTCGCCCCCTTTGATGATGAAGCGGTTATTGCAGGGCAAGGCACAGTAGCGCAAGAAATGCTGCAGCAGCAATCTGACTTACAAGCTATTTATATTCCTGTGGGCGGCGGCGGCTTAATTGCCGGCATGGCCGCTTACTATAAAGCTGTGATGCCTGAAGTGAAGATTATAGGGGTTGAACCTGAAGATGCCGCCTGTTTGCAGGCGGCTATGCTTGCTGGGCATCCCGTTACGTTAGAGCAAGTGGGGTTATTTGCTGATGGCGTCGCGGTTAAGCGCATTGGTGATGAACCGTTTCGCTTGGCCAAAGAGTATGTGGATGAAGTCATTACCGTAAGCTCAGATGAAATCTGCGCGGCGGTAAAAGATATCTTTGAAGATACCCGCGCGATTGCCGAGCCCGCTGGCGCTTTAGCGTTAGCTGGGCTTAAAAAGCATGCTGGCAATAAATTTAATAAAGCGGGCGCTATCTTAAGCGGCGCTAATGTCAATTTTCATAGCTTGCGTTATGTCTCTGAGCGCTGTGAGCTCGGTGAACATAAAGAGGCGGTGTTAGCGGTTATCGTTCCTGAGCAGCCCGGCAGCTTCTTGCGCTTTTGCCAGTTGTTATCGCCGCGCGCCATTACTGAATGTAACTATCGCTTCAACAATCGCCAACAAGCTGTGGTGTTTGCCGGTGTGCGCATTACAAGTCTTAATGAGTTAGCCGAGCTTATTGGTTCATTAAAGCAAGCGGGGTTTGGCGTGCAAGATTTATCGCAAGATGAAACCGCCAAATTACATATCCGCTATATGGTGGGAGGGCGCCCACCACAAGCATTAACTGAGCGCTTATTAAGTTTTGAATTTCCAGAGCATCCTGGCGCACTATTAAAGTTTCTGACCACGCTGCAAAGCCAATGGAACATTAGTTTGTTTCATTATCGCAATCATGGCGCCGCTTATGGCCAAGTGCTGGCGGGGTTTGAAGTACCGAGTACTGACGAGTTAGCCTTTCAGCGCTTTTTAGATGAGCTTGGCTTTATCTACCAAGAACAGACTGGCAGCCCTGCCTATCAATTGTTTTTGCAGCATGTCGACAGTGACGTTAGTAACAAATAG